A window of Spirochaetota bacterium genomic DNA:
AGAAGATTGAAATAAAAGCTGAATAATATTTTGCCCCATCTTAACATACGATGGGGCATTTTTTTTATTCTGTAATCGTTATAGTGAATTCTTTTGTTTTTACTGGTTTTGGATTTTTATCAAATGGACGTACATAATCAAACACAACAGTAGCTTTACCGGCTTTAACAGCCTTAAAGGTGAATATTTCTTTATCTATTCCTCCAACGGTTTGCCCCTCACACGTCTGCACTTTATAATCACTGTTAATAAGCACTCCAGGATTTTCCTTAATGGCAAATCGCCATCGGTACCCTGTACTCAATTGTGATTCAATTTCAATTGTGACACAGCCATTGTTTTTGATAATAATTTCCTGGCCTGCATACTTCTGTGCATCTACATTTGTGCAGGTATTATTCATTAGCTTTGAACAACTTATTCCTGATGATAGTAGTATACATAATACCAGCATCGTGCATATATGTAATTTCATAAAAACCCTCCATGA
This region includes:
- a CDS encoding protease inhibitor I42 family protein, giving the protein MKLHICTMLVLCILLSSGISCSKLMNNTCTNVDAQKYAGQEIIIKNNGCVTIEIESQLSTGYRWRFAIKENPGVLINSDYKVQTCEGQTVGGIDKEIFTFKAVKAGKATVVFDYVRPFDKNPKPVKTKEFTITITE